One segment of Candidatus Babeliales bacterium DNA contains the following:
- a CDS encoding DUF2061 domain-containing protein yields the protein MKEIQLRSVIKSISWRLLGTVTLLVLSYFFTQSFIMATKISIIDIVSNIVMYFLHERVWNQVNWGRHSFLRFIFWEDFKRSITKAITWRILASIYLFFVIFLITNQAVVSMNLVIIDAILNIIQYYIHERIWNYITWGKKG from the coding sequence ATGAAAGAGATTCAATTAAGAAGCGTTATTAAATCAATATCATGGCGTTTATTGGGAACCGTAACTTTGTTGGTTTTAAGCTATTTTTTTACTCAATCATTTATCATGGCTACAAAAATTTCTATTATTGATATTGTGAGTAATATTGTTATGTATTTTTTACATGAAAGAGTATGGAATCAAGTTAATTGGGGCAGACATTCTTTTCTACGATTTATTTTTTGGGAAGATTTCAAGCGTAGTATAACAAAAGCAATTACTTGGCGAATATTAGCTTCAATTTATTTATTTTTTGTGATTTTTTTAATTACTAATCAAGCTGTCGTTTCCATGAATCTTGTGATCATAGATGCGATATTAAATATAATTCAATATTATATTCATGAGCGTATATGGAATTATATTACTTGGGGAAAGAAAGGTTAA
- a CDS encoding metal-dependent hydrolase, which produces MPNYKGHLIGGFFTFIIVSFVCKSVLPLTINTAIEWLFFSLLGSLFPDIDIKSKGQNFFYRLIGIIFIVLFLQRRLYELALVSFVSLFPLLIRHRGITHSLWFICGIFICVTNYAYLFLPQYANIIFFDIFFFCLGAFSHLVLDLGWRRTFKLH; this is translated from the coding sequence ATGCCAAATTATAAAGGCCATCTTATTGGTGGATTTTTTACCTTTATTATTGTTTCATTTGTATGCAAATCAGTTTTACCATTAACCATCAATACCGCAATCGAATGGTTATTTTTTTCTTTACTAGGTTCTTTATTTCCCGATATTGATATCAAAAGCAAAGGACAAAATTTTTTTTACCGATTAATTGGTATAATTTTCATTGTTTTATTTTTGCAACGACGGTTATATGAATTAGCTCTCGTTAGTTTTGTATCATTGTTTCCGTTATTAATTCGTCATCGAGGCATTACCCATTCGTTATGGTTTATATGCGGCATATTTATTTGTGTAACAAACTATGCTTATCTTTTTTTGCCTCAATATGCCAATATTATTTTTTTTGATATTTTTTTCTTTTGCTTAGGTGCATTTTCACATCTAGTATTAGATTTAGGTTGGCGACGTACTTTTAAATTGCATTGA
- a CDS encoding sodium/proline symporter has product MSFNYMPYPLLLAFIVYFGTLFAISIIHLAKTKTSSDFIIGNRSVNYWITAIAAHASDMSAWLFMGFPAAIYTNGLTGSWIAIGLIGGMFFSWHFIAHALRIKTEEYNVLTLSSFLEKRFSDSSGLLRICSSLLTIIFFAFYIAAGLTGMGYVFEAVFHINYYSGMIIGLAISLLYIMIGGFIAIAWNHFFQGIFLLVMIIIVPLYGLYNLGSIAPIFANAGAKNISLSLIPSFSQETFIYILNGIMWGVGYLGMPHIIVNFMGINDPNYIKHAKYLGMSWQIISLLCAIGVGFVGIGYFITLNNNELIFVELVQQLFHPLFTGFILCAILAATMSTIDTQILVSSSALTEDIYKKIFHHNASEKQLLWVSRVSILIIALISFILAAQKNATVMGLVSYAWSGLASSFSPVITAALYSKSVNKWGVFASMLTGAIVAGLWPLTHSPILSLIPGTIASTIALFGISKITK; this is encoded by the coding sequence ATGAGTTTTAATTATATGCCATATCCTTTATTATTAGCTTTTATTGTATATTTTGGCACTCTGTTTGCCATTAGTATTATTCATCTTGCAAAAACTAAAACAAGTAGTGATTTTATTATTGGAAATCGCTCAGTAAATTATTGGATTACGGCAATTGCTGCTCATGCCAGTGATATGAGTGCATGGCTTTTTATGGGATTTCCTGCCGCAATATATACCAATGGTTTAACTGGTTCCTGGATTGCCATCGGCCTTATTGGAGGTATGTTTTTTAGTTGGCACTTTATCGCGCATGCATTGCGTATAAAAACTGAAGAATATAACGTTCTTACACTTTCTTCATTTCTTGAAAAACGATTCAGTGATTCTTCAGGATTGCTCAGAATATGTAGCAGCTTACTTACCATTATATTTTTTGCTTTTTATATCGCTGCTGGCCTTACGGGTATGGGCTATGTATTTGAAGCAGTATTCCATATTAATTATTATTCGGGCATGATAATCGGTCTAGCTATTTCACTTTTATATATTATGATTGGTGGATTTATAGCTATTGCATGGAACCATTTTTTCCAAGGAATTTTTTTATTGGTGATGATTATAATTGTTCCTCTTTATGGTTTATATAATCTAGGAAGTATAGCACCAATTTTTGCTAATGCGGGCGCAAAAAATATATCTCTTTCATTAATACCATCATTTTCTCAAGAAACATTTATTTATATACTCAACGGTATTATGTGGGGTGTAGGTTATTTAGGGATGCCACATATTATCGTTAATTTTATGGGCATCAATGATCCTAATTACATAAAACACGCAAAATATCTTGGTATGTCTTGGCAAATTATATCATTACTCTGTGCAATCGGAGTCGGTTTTGTCGGTATTGGCTATTTTATAACGCTCAATAATAATGAGTTAATTTTTGTTGAGCTCGTGCAGCAATTATTTCATCCATTATTTACCGGCTTTATTTTATGTGCCATTTTAGCAGCAACTATGTCTACTATTGATACGCAAATTCTTGTTTCCTCTTCAGCACTCACTGAAGACATATATAAAAAAATATTTCATCACAATGCATCTGAAAAACAATTGCTTTGGGTATCTCGCGTTAGCATTCTTATAATTGCCTTGATAAGTTTTATATTAGCGGCACAAAAAAATGCTACTGTAATGGGATTGGTAAGTTATGCTTGGTCTGGTCTTGCAAGCTCATTTAGCCCAGTAATTACTGCCGCATTATATTCTAAATCAGTTAATAAATGGGGCGTTTTTGCTAGCATGTTAACTGGTGCAATTGTTGCAGGCCTTTGGCCATTAACTCATTCGCCAATTCTTTCTTTAATTCCTGGTACTATTGCAAGCACCATTGCATTATTCGGTATTTCGAAAATCACTAAGTAA